The nucleotide sequence aaaatgtcaatttttttaaataaaatgtcaagttttttaaataaaatgtcaatttttatcgttaaaatgtcaatttttttaaatgaaatgtcaatttttaccGTTAAaatgtccaatttttttaaataaaatgtcaatttttttttaaataaaatgtcaattttttaaaataaaatgtcagtttttacctttaaaatgtcaattttttaaaataaaaatttcatagaatgtcagttttattaataaaatgtcaattacTTCTggtaaaatatcgatttccttTGTTCGTGagaagttttcaataaaatgtcaattttttctgataaaacgTCGATTTTCtccataaattaatttttccacgAGAGGTTAAAGACGAGTATTCTAGGAAAATGTCTATTCACTTGtcaaaatcttaatttttcttagaaaaaaaatcaattttgttagtgaaaagccattttttttcaataaaatgttaatttttccTGATAAATGCCGTTTATCTCTTTTAAATGTCAATTTTGTccataaaaaatgaatgttttcaaatgaaatgtcaattcttttcaataaaagtcttttttttttcataaaaagttaGTTCTAAAAGCcgtaaaatatcaattttcttaaaaaatttcgattttattcataaaaagccatttttttcagtaaatttcatattatttattatttctttttttttttcttaggtAGTTTCTGGTAATATTTTCGTGATACAATTGTTCtgataaaatgtcaatttttgttgaaataacgccaatttttcctataaaatgttcatttttgtcgtaaaatgtcaatttattttataatgtgACCCTTTTTCCAATtccaaatatcaatttttttccatggaATGTCAACTTTTTCctcaattaaatcaattttgtCCATTAAAAaggtaatattttcaataaaatttcaatcattcatattcatattttcataatataatgaaatgtcaattagttttataaaataacaacttttataatgaaatgtcaatcatttgatcaaaatttaatttcctatggcaattattttcaataaaatataaagtacagtttttttttttgataaaatgtcaatttttttttaggaaTCTCCTACTATTCCCATAAAATGTCAATTCCTTTCATGAAACGTCAAttaatttccataaaatgacacatgttttcataaaatatcaGCTCGATTTCATAAATTGACAATTCATTTTCCATAAAATGTCAATTATATTTcagaaaatgtcaaattttggaaaaatatcaactttttttttatcaaatgacCATTTTTCTCACCAAATTAAtacgatttatttaaaaaaattgacatttatcatcaaattgtcaaataatttgtataaaatatccaatttttctctaaaataatagttttatcgaatatttattttaataaaatgacacTTTTTCGTGAAATGTCAATTTCCTTTTATAAAATGTCAATCTATTGttttaaatagttattatttccaaagtatcgatgtttttattatatttttattcgatttattgtcgatttgttgtaaaataataattttcagtaattaTTTTATCCTTTCCAGGAAATAATTAAACCGGAAGGAAAACCGTCATCTTTGCGAAGCGTCCGCGTAAAACCGGATAGACAAAAAGATAAACAACTACAAAGCGAAAAAGACAACgtcagtaataataataataacaacaacaacaacaacaacaacaacaacaacgaAAAATGGCAACCACCGCCGAAAGTCCAATCGGAAAATTTAGACGAAacgaaaattgaagaaaaaccggAAGACACGACAACGAAAACGGAAATGTCTCCATTAAAAACAGAAAACGATACAGTAAAACCGGAAACGGACATTGAAACCAATCAAAACACGAAAAACCCGTGACGATATCGGTGAGGATAGAAACCGAAATGGTTCCGGTAAAACCGGAAGATCCTCCAACGTCGAAAACAGAACAAATTCCATCTCCGACTACCACCACCtgcaccaccaccaccaccaccaaaTCAGAAGAACTAGAAAAAAAAGAGATCAAAATAAGATGATACCGGTTAAGAAAGAACCGATAACCGAAACCGAATCGCCGATCGAAGGGAAAGAAAACGTCCCGGAAATAACACCGTGCAGACAAAAAATACAAGAAACCACAAACAATTTCATCCACGAATTCAAAAAGAGAAAATTGGACATACTCAAAGAGGGAGGATTGGAAGTGACGCCGGTGAGGACCGCCCAAAAAGACAATAGACCGACGGTCATCCAAACTCCGCCGGTACAACTGATACCGAAATCGGAATCGATGCCGCCGCCGACTACCCTACCTTTAAAAAGAAACCACGTCACCGTACCCCAAATACATTCGACCCCGATCAAAAAAATCCCCTACAGCTTCCCTAACGGCACCACCCCGCCCAAAGTGCTCCAATCCAAATCGATTTACACCTATTCGGAAAAAACGATCTACGGCAACCCCAAAGATATATTGAACCCCATAGCGCACGCCCCCAAATTCGTCGAAAGACAACCGGGAGGCGATCCGGTGGATCTATCGGTGAACAGCCCCCAGAAACCGATAGTGGAAATAATGCGGATACCGCAAACTTCGACGACGAACAACACCCCTTTCAATAGAGACACGGTCaccaaaaatttatacaaaacgaATTCCATAGTGGACGGTAGACGGTTGGGCCCCAATTTGGAAATAACTTTGGTCGGACCGAATAATTACGCGAGAACGAACGCGGCGCAAAAACGCTTCTCCAACGATCCCTACGCCCTAAGGAACGAAGAGAACGGCAAAAATCGATCGAAATCGAACGCCAAACCGGCGACTAGCACCAGAGCCCCCTCGCACCAACAAcagcaacaacaacaacaaaattcgAAACAGTTCCCGAACCAGTTGCCCGGTTTTCAGCCTTATTTGACGCAACTGTACGAACAGGCTAGCAAAAGTATACCGCCGCCGTATTTGCCTTTTATCGATCCCGCCATGTATTATACGGCCGCTATGCAGAATTTGTATTCGAATAATAGTTTGAATTCGGCGCCCATTTTGCCGATGCCCACGCCGGAACAGCTCAAATTGTACGCGGAATTGATGGCGACGCACGGTAGGATGCAGTATCCTTTTCAGATGCCAAAGGATATTagcaaattgaaaaaacaataatcgCGATATTTGTGTACCGGTCCGGTCCGGTCCGGTCCGTTTTCGTATTtggaattttcaattgaatcgaatcgtttttttttttttctttttaatttgtttcCGCTAGTTTTTGAATCGCTTGAATTTTTCTCGTGTTTCCTGTCGGTAATTTTTGGTGCTTGTCGATGAACCACGTAATTTCCCGGTAccagaataaatttaatatagtCCGTTCCTgtaacaacattttttattaacgaaATAATGAACCAAACAACATTTTATGTAATCATCAAAATCCAAACGTAAATTATTCGGTTTCggtaacaaaatgaaaatattatagtccgttcatactcGACTTGATTTGGATTTGAAtcgttttgaaataattttttttcgtcattttttcatatctaaaaaattgtctttttcaaaatttggatcAATTGAAtcgtgtaaatatttttttccaatcgttttttatttgttatttcactttattttttttttttacagaATTCTTTTATCTACGAAATAATGAACCAAACAACTTTTTATGAAATCTCCCAAATCCaaacttaaataattattttcagtaacaaaatgaaaatattatagtccgttcatacttTAGAGATTCGTACAAGAAAAAACGAATagtatagtccgttcatacttGTCTTGATTTGGATTTGAAtcgttttgaaataattttttttcgtcattttttcATACCTAAAAATTGccgttttcaaaatttggatcATTTCAATcgtttacatatttttttccaatcttttttttttgttatttcactttattttttttacagaattCTTT is from Diorhabda sublineata isolate icDioSubl1.1 chromosome 1, icDioSubl1.1, whole genome shotgun sequence and encodes:
- the LOC130450259 gene encoding LOW QUALITY PROTEIN: protein kinase 4-like (The sequence of the model RefSeq protein was modified relative to this genomic sequence to represent the inferred CDS: deleted 1 base in 1 codon) — translated: MAKEAAGVEEIIKPEGKPSSLRSVRVKPDRQKDKQLQSEKDNVSNNNNNNNNNNNNNNNEKWQPPPKVQSENLDETKIEEKPEDTTTKTEMSPLKTENDTVKPETDIETNQNTKNRDDIGEDRNRNGSGKTGRSSNVENRTNSISDYHHLHHHHHHQIRRTRKKRDQNKMIPVKKEPITETESPIEGKENVPEITPCRQKIQETTNNFIHEFKKRKLDILKEGGLEVTPVRTAQKDNRPTVIQTPPVQLIPKSESMPPPTTLPLKRNHVTVPQIHSTPIKKIPYSFPNGTTPPKVLQSKSIYTYSEKTIYGNPKDILNPIAHAPKFVERQPGGDPVDLSVNSPQKPIVEIMRIPQTSTTNNTPFNRDTVTKNLYKTNSIVDGRRLGPNLEITLVGPNNYARTNAAQKRFSNDPYALRNEENGKNRSKSNAKPATSTRAPSHQQQQQQQQNSKQFPNQLPGFQPYLTQLYEQASKSIPPPYLPFIDPAMYYTAAMQNLYSNNSLNSAPILPMPTPEQLKLYAELMATHGRMQYPFQMPKDISKLKKQ